From the genome of Methylocystis bryophila, one region includes:
- a CDS encoding DUF1993 domain-containing protein, with product MSYSMSRASLPAFKLGLTALSSLLDKAAAFCAARKIDDAVILQARLAPDMFAFVRQVQTTADITKNGVSRLAGVEPPRYADDETTVAQLKDRVDATLRYLETISAAKIDASEAREIVFPIGPDAKASMKGDDYLAQFMLPNFYFHLAAAYAILRHNGVEIGKRDFLGAISLTPLA from the coding sequence ATGTCATACTCGATGTCTCGGGCTTCTCTGCCGGCTTTCAAGCTCGGTCTCACCGCTCTATCATCGCTCCTCGACAAGGCTGCGGCCTTTTGCGCGGCGAGAAAAATTGACGACGCGGTCATACTCCAGGCGCGTCTTGCGCCTGACATGTTCGCTTTCGTCCGGCAAGTGCAAACGACCGCGGATATTACGAAGAATGGGGTCTCCCGCCTCGCTGGCGTCGAGCCGCCGCGCTATGCAGACGACGAGACGACCGTCGCGCAGCTGAAGGATCGTGTCGACGCCACGCTTCGCTATCTCGAAACGATCAGCGCCGCGAAAATCGACGCGTCGGAGGCGCGGGAGATCGTGTTTCCTATCGGTCCGGACGCCAAGGCTAGCATGAAGGGCGACGACTATCTCGCTCAATTCATGCTGCCAAACTTCTATTTCCACCTCGCGGCCGCCTATGCGATTCTGCGCCACAACGGCGTGGAGATCGGCAAGCGCGATTTCCTCGGAGCGATATCGCTGACGCCGCTCGCTTGA
- a CDS encoding ABC transporter ATP-binding protein, with the protein MAKATDVDREKAPQGPIVVVSNLSKVYAGGFHALKSINLEIRAGEIFALLGPNGAGKTTLIGAIAGLVRPSSGVVTVDGSDTVRDYRAARAKIGLVPQELSTDMFSRVLDTVAFSRGLFGFAPNPAYIEKILHDLSLWEKRDSKIVTLSGGMKRRVLIAKALAHEPKILFLDEPTAGVDVDLRRDMWAMVRRLREQGVTIILTTHYLEEAEEMADRVGVIDRGEIILVEEKRALMRNLGRTTVTIGLKQPLLAVPPDFLGHAASLSPDGLTLTVAFAGEEEHGSGGVADFIRRLAASGVDFKSVDMSRSSLEEIFVSLVGRRT; encoded by the coding sequence GTGGCGAAGGCGACTGACGTCGATCGCGAAAAGGCTCCGCAAGGCCCGATCGTCGTCGTGTCCAATCTGAGCAAGGTCTACGCTGGCGGCTTTCATGCGCTGAAGTCGATCAACCTGGAAATCCGCGCCGGGGAGATTTTCGCCTTGCTCGGGCCAAACGGCGCGGGCAAGACGACTCTGATCGGCGCTATCGCAGGGCTCGTGCGTCCGAGCTCGGGCGTCGTCACCGTCGACGGCAGCGACACGGTCAGGGACTATCGCGCTGCGCGCGCCAAGATCGGCCTCGTGCCGCAGGAATTATCGACCGATATGTTCTCGCGGGTGCTGGACACCGTGGCCTTCAGTCGCGGGCTCTTCGGCTTTGCGCCGAACCCAGCCTATATCGAAAAAATTCTTCATGATCTCTCGCTTTGGGAGAAGCGGGACAGCAAGATCGTCACGCTCTCGGGAGGAATGAAGCGTCGCGTCCTGATCGCCAAGGCGCTGGCGCACGAGCCCAAGATTCTGTTTCTCGACGAACCCACCGCGGGCGTCGACGTCGACCTGCGGCGCGACATGTGGGCAATGGTCCGGCGCCTGCGCGAGCAGGGGGTCACCATCATCCTCACCACGCATTATCTCGAGGAAGCGGAGGAGATGGCGGATCGCGTCGGCGTGATCGATCGCGGCGAGATCATATTGGTGGAGGAAAAACGCGCATTGATGCGAAATTTGGGGCGAACGACCGTCACGATCGGCCTTAAGCAACCGCTTCTGGCCGTTCCCCCGGATTTCCTCGGACATGCGGCGAGCCTTTCGCCGGACGGACTGACGCTCACCGTCGCCTTTGCCGGAGAGGAAGAGCACGGGAGCGGCGGCGTGGCGGACTTCATTCGGCGGCTTGCGGCCAGCGGCGTCGATTTCAAGAGCGTCGACATGAGTCGCTCCTCCTTGGAGGAGATTTTCGTCAGTCTTGTGGGAAGACGCACATGA
- a CDS encoding glucose 1-dehydrogenase yields MGKLSGKVAVVTGGNSGIGLSTAQLFAAEGAHLVVTGRRKAELDTAVAEIGHGAVGVQGDVSKLADLDALYAEVKSKFGRIDILFANAGVCELAPLVGVSEEHFDKVFDINVKGLLFTVQKALPLFADGGSIILNSSVANTTGIPAFGVYSATKAAVRSFARTWTSELKDRNIRVNVISPGPIETPIFGKVGLSAEQLQEFDAQISAKVPLGRFGKPEEIAKAALFLASDDASYVAGADLYVDGGLVAV; encoded by the coding sequence GTCGCTGTCGTCACGGGCGGCAACAGCGGAATCGGACTTTCGACGGCGCAGCTTTTCGCCGCCGAGGGCGCGCATTTGGTCGTCACCGGCCGCCGCAAGGCCGAGCTGGACACGGCCGTCGCCGAGATCGGCCACGGCGCGGTCGGCGTGCAGGGAGACGTGTCGAAGCTCGCCGATCTCGACGCGCTCTACGCCGAGGTCAAATCGAAATTCGGTCGGATCGACATTCTCTTCGCCAACGCCGGCGTCTGCGAGCTCGCGCCGCTCGTCGGCGTCTCCGAGGAACACTTCGACAAGGTCTTCGACATCAATGTCAAGGGCTTGCTCTTCACCGTGCAAAAGGCCCTGCCGCTCTTCGCGGACGGCGGCTCGATCATTCTCAATTCCTCTGTCGCAAACACGACCGGCATCCCGGCCTTCGGCGTCTATTCGGCCACGAAGGCCGCCGTGCGCTCTTTCGCCAGAACCTGGACGTCGGAGTTGAAGGATCGCAACATTCGCGTCAACGTGATCAGCCCGGGGCCGATCGAGACCCCAATTTTCGGCAAGGTTGGGCTTTCCGCCGAACAGCTGCAGGAATTCGACGCGCAGATTTCCGCGAAGGTCCCGCTCGGCCGCTTCGGCAAGCCGGAGGAAATCGCCAAAGCGGCGCTGTTCCTGGCGTCGGATGACGCAAGCTATGTCGCCGGCGCGGATCTTTACGTCGATGGCGGCCTGGTCGCCGTCTGA
- a CDS encoding ABC transporter permease, translating into MNLHAIRAIYLHELARTRRTLFQSIAAPVLSTTLYFVVFGSAIGGRISMIHGVSYGAFIVPGLIMLAVLSESVSNASFGIYIPRFTGTIYELLSAPVSVLEFLLGFVGAAATKSIVLGLLILATARVFVPFEIVHPLWAGAFLLLVSIAFSLLGFIIGLWADGFEKLQIVPLMIISPLTFLGGTFYSIDMLPPLWRNVALFNPIVYLVSGFRWAFYGKADVAVAVSLGMTAVFTTACIGLIAWMFKTGYRLRA; encoded by the coding sequence ATGAATCTCCACGCCATCCGCGCGATCTATCTCCACGAGCTCGCCCGCACGCGTCGCACGCTGTTTCAGAGCATAGCCGCTCCGGTTCTCTCGACGACGCTCTATTTCGTCGTATTCGGCTCGGCGATCGGCGGCCGCATCTCCATGATCCACGGCGTCTCCTATGGGGCGTTCATCGTGCCCGGCCTGATCATGCTGGCGGTTCTCTCCGAGAGCGTGTCGAACGCATCTTTCGGAATTTACATTCCTCGCTTTACGGGAACCATCTACGAGCTGCTCTCCGCGCCGGTGTCGGTCCTCGAGTTCTTGCTTGGCTTTGTCGGCGCGGCCGCGACCAAATCGATTGTTCTCGGATTGCTGATCCTCGCGACCGCGCGGGTCTTCGTGCCGTTCGAGATCGTCCATCCGCTTTGGGCGGGCGCGTTTCTCTTGCTGGTTTCGATCGCTTTCAGCCTTCTCGGATTCATCATCGGCCTTTGGGCCGATGGCTTCGAAAAGCTGCAGATCGTGCCGTTGATGATTATCTCGCCGCTGACTTTCCTCGGAGGAACCTTCTATTCGATCGACATGCTCCCGCCGCTGTGGCGCAACGTCGCCTTATTCAATCCGATCGTTTATTTGGTCAGCGGTTTTCGCTGGGCCTTTTACGGAAAGGCGGACGTCGCGGTCGCCGTCAGCCTGGGCATGACGGCGGTCTTCACGACGGCTTGCATCGGCCTGATCGCTTGGATGTTCAAGACAGGCTATCGCTTGCGCGCCTGA